The Pectobacterium parmentieri genome segment GACTAAATCTCTCAGCGCTGTCAATGTATCTGAACAGTATATTGAAGATCAATATGAGCTGAATTTATATGGTCATGTTTCTATCGAATGCGAGATTAGAAAGAATAATTTATTGGAAGCTCTTCTTTCAAATCTTCTTGGTGAAGGACATGATATTAGTACAAATCGAAAGTTAAGATTCTATGTGGATGAGATAAATAATATACCTCACCCATATAAAATTAAATGGAAAATAAAAAATATAGGTGATGAAGCAGAGCGCCGTGGAAATTTTAGAGGTGAAATTTTAGATGATGAAGGCTATTCTGAACGTTTCGAGACCGCGGACTTCTCTGGACCTCATTTTGTTGAGTGTTATGTTATTCACGGCAATCAAGTTGTAGCAAGAGATAAAATTGACGTACCTATACATAATTAGTCCCACTTTATGTTAGGTTAGTGTTAAACTAACATTAACCTAACATATCATAATGGTGAATCGGATGGATAGAAATATATTAGAAGGACAACTAAGAGAATGCTATGGAAGGGTTGTTTACACACATAAAACTCACGAAAAATGTGCAGATATTCTTCAAAAAAAACTAAGCTGTATGAAAAACCTACAGCTAGTTCTTTTGGCAATAACTACTGGTAGTTTTATCGCTACAGTGGTGGGTGATGCTAAAATAGGAGCTATAATTGGGTCAATACTTTCCGCTATACTCCTCTTTTTAAACTCATATTTGAAGGATTATGATTTAGGCACTATAGCTCAAAAGCACAGACAAGCTGCTGGGGAGATGTGGTTAATCAGGGAAAGATATTTATCTCTACTCATAGACTTGAAAATGCAAACTAAAAGTATTGAGGAAGTTCTGAAAGAAAGAGATGCCTTGATGATTGAACTATCTGCAATTTATGTCGGAGCACCATCCACGAATTATAGGGCATATACAATGGCTCAAAAGGCGCTTAAGGAACTTGAAGATATGACTTTCGCTGATGAGGAAATTGATAAATTCCTCCCTACAGAATTGAAACGAAAATAAACCCATGGATTATAGTTGGCCAATCCTTTAACATTATGGAATTGATTTTCCTATTTTTAAAATTTTTTCCTGAGTAAGTTTTTAGCATTCACTTATTACTCACTGTTTAAGCATTCTTACAAAGAACGCTTTTCATAAGATAATAAATGTCAGTTTATCGTTCAGGCTGTGTGAAAACGTTTTTTTTGGTCGCTAATATCACCAAAAACAGAGCTGAAAACCGCGCTCATACGTAAAATCCAGCTCAACTAACCAGCCGATCAATTTCAGATTTTACATATCTGCACTTACTTCAGTTTTTGGTCAGCGTTTCCACACAGTCTGCTCTCAAAGCAGCCTGTCGCATGGCATGTAGGTATCTCAGGTTTTGCTGGAGGTGTTCAACTGGGTACAGATTCTCACGCATGGTGAATTCAGCTTTAACCTGTATCAGCTCCAATCAATAGACAATGTTAAAAATTGAGTTATCAGTCAATAATCATTTTTTCACAAACATAAAAATCATATAAACTCTGACAATATGATGTTGAACATCAAACCTTGCACAAACAGCAATAGACAACACGTTATGACAACAACCAATTGTTTTTAATTGACATTTTATGTGATTGGATTAAATAATGATGGTAAA includes the following:
- a CDS encoding SLATT domain-containing protein; protein product: MDRNILEGQLRECYGRVVYTHKTHEKCADILQKKLSCMKNLQLVLLAITTGSFIATVVGDAKIGAIIGSILSAILLFLNSYLKDYDLGTIAQKHRQAAGEMWLIRERYLSLLIDLKMQTKSIEEVLKERDALMIELSAIYVGAPSTNYRAYTMAQKALKELEDMTFADEEIDKFLPTELKRK